A segment of the Melioribacteraceae bacterium 4301-Me genome:
ATGAATATAATTTTTAGAAATATTGTTTTCATTACTATTGCTGTTTTAACCTTTTCGTGCAATAAACCTTTACCCACTGAATTACTAGATGACACTTTATCCGAAGAGCAAAATTTGCAAATTGAATCTGCTTCACCTGAGCCTTCTACTTATATTTATGCAAATGGTTATGATACCACAGGAATTCTTCAACCTTTTTTTGATAAATCAACTTTAATTAATGTAAGCGGGATAAGAAATACTTTTAATAACCAAACTGTATTTATGGCTAATTATTCGGCTGATTTTTACGATACTAATCTTGCAATTAAAAATATGCACGGACGATTAGTAGGTTTTCGGACGAGAATGATGGGGACAGTGAAATTTAATAATATTACTGCTGATAAAATACCGCTAAGAATTCGCTATATGGATAATGGCAAGATGATTGATACTACAATTGGATTTCACTTTGTCTTAAGAAATAACAACATGATGCACCCAAATGATATTCTAAACTTTCCTTATAATTCATTTGTTAATTTTAGAATTGATGTTCAACAAGGGAACCACTTTCAGTACAACATACCAACTCCTCCTGAAATTATAGGACACCTAAAAGTAGAAGGAACCAGGGCAAAAAAGAATCTAAAAATCGAGATTAGTTGGAATGCTTTGAGGTCTGGAAAAATTAATATGGTTGTTGGTATTTTTGATCCAATTACTCAAAATGTTTTTCCGTATTACAAAATAACTGCAGCAGATAATGGCAATGCAGTATTACCTTTAAGTTTGTTAGAAAAACTGCCAATTCAAGGTCAACAGCAATTAGTAATTACATTAATAAGAAAAATAGAAATAGAAATTCAAAACAATCAATTACTAAAAGATAACCTAATTGTTTCGCAGAGTATTCATAATATTAAGGTCCAATTACCGAATTAGTGCTTTTTTAATATTTTTTTTAATTCTGAGTAGTGGTCAACTGCACCTGTTAGGTCAGCAAACATATGACCCTCTTGGAAATGTGCAAAATAATTCAAATTCGGCGTTTAGATTGAATGGAATTGAATCAAATATTGCAAATTATAATTTAACGAGAGATTGGGAATTTTCAATTGTGTTTGCCAATTATTTAGCATCTAATTTAAATGGAAGTTTATATTCCATCTCGTTATCCAAAAAATTCGAACCCCATTATTTTTACTTGCGGTATACACCTGGCTATCAAAAACAATTTGTATTTTCTTCCGGAATAGTTCTCAAGCTCAATAACAATGTAGATGTTGAATCACAACTTAAAACCAATTTAACTTATCAAGAATTGTTTGGATTCGGTTATTCCTACAACATTTCTAACAAATTCACCGCAGGTTTTTCACTGCAATATTTCACTCAACAATTTACTGAAGAACAGCCTGATGCACATTTTTCAGATACTCTTAATTATTTAACTACTAGTACTCTTATAACAAATGATAATTTTTTTAATATCAATGTGGGCTTTTCCTATAAATTGTCCGAGCATTTAAGGCTTGGAATTTTTTCAGAAAATCTTATGACTTTAGATGAACAAAAGGAAAAATCTGTTTTTTCACTTAGAAAAGATAAAGGTGCTGCTTTCTTAATAGGATATAGCCCCAGCAACTACATCTCTTTTAGTTCAATAGTTGAATCAAGTTCATCCTTCCAATTTGGGATTAACAGTTCTGCCAAGTTATTTGATGGCATAATTTCACTTGGAATAAATTTTCTTCATGATAAATACCAGGAACCATTTATTACAGCGTTTCAGCCAATAATTAATTTTTCATTAGAACCGTTCAGTGTTACAATTGGTGCTACAAAGTATTTTAAAGACAGGTCCAACAGTCAATCACTATCAAAATTTTTAGCCGAAGGTATTAATAGTGTGATTAATAATCGATATTCAAATGATAAGATTTACACCGCTGTTAATTTTGCTTTATCGTTCGTTCCTCAAAAGTTAGTTAAAATTATTGATGTAGATGTTTTGAGTGAGGTTTATCCAACGCTATCTGAAGAGTATTTAACCAACCCAATAGCTAAAGGGAGGGTGATAAATGTTACCGATAAATTTGTAACTGTCAGACCAGCTTGTTCAGTAGAAGGGGTAACTGATGGAAAAATTTACTCGCCTGCAGTTAATATTCCTCCGCACGATACTGCTGAGGTCCCGTTTTTTATTATTTTTAATAATAATGCTGAAAGCATTGCTAAAAGAGAAATAGCTCAAATTAATTTTTATGTAACAACTGTTAACCGTGACCCTGATGATGTTTTACAGAAACCGATATTAATTAATGATATTAACAGTTGGGATGGCATTGTTTCGCATCTTAGGTATTTTGTAAGAAAAAACTTGTCATTTGCAGAAAAATATGCCAAGGAAATACTTTCTCAGAATCAATCATTTTTAACAAAAGTTAAACCCGAAGTGGAAATTTTTCAAAAAGTAAAAGTTCTTTATAATAATTTTATTAAGGGGATGATTTACGTAGCCGACCCGCGCGCTTCTGCAGAAAAAGTTCAGTTTCTGGAAGAAACACTAAAATTAAAAGGCGGCGATTGTGATGACTTTAGTTCTGCTTTCAGCAGTATTTTAGAAAGTATAGGAATACAAACTGCTTTTGTAGATTTTAAAGCTGAGGATGGTGTAAGTCACGTTAATATTATCTTTGATACTGAACTTCCACCTGAAAAAGCTTTTCTAATAACAAATAATGATAAGAAATATTTCATTAGAAAAAATGCAGAAGGTAAAGATGAAGTGTGGATTCCATTAGAGACTACCGTTTTAACTAGCTTCGAAGACGCTTGGTCAGCAGGTGTAGAAAAATTCAATAAAGAAGCTTTAGATAATTATGGTCTTGCTAAAGGTAAAGTTGAAATTCATGAGGTTTATTAATGAGTTTATAGGAGAAATCTACAATGAAAAGGATTATTCTTTTTTTAATTTTATTTCCAGTTATAATTTTCTGCCAGGAGTTTACGGTAGAAAAAGTCTCTGGCGATGTTCGTGTGATGAAAGGGACAAACGAGATTTGGATACCAGTAAAAATTGGTGATAAACTTAGCGGAGATGATTTAATTACTACAGGCAGCAAGGCTGTTATTCAGATTAGTCGCTCCGGCAAAAAGTTTATTTTAGGGTCGAATTCTGCTTTGGAAGTGAATTTGATAAAAAAAATTTCTATTAATGAATTGCTGCTTGCCTTAGCTATGGAAGAAATTAGAAATGTGCCAAAGATAAAAAGTAATGGTAATTTTAAAAATACGGCAGTCTACGGAAAAGAAATAAGGCCAAATGAAACGGAGATTAATATTAGCAATGACTTGGGAGTGAAAAGATTAAATGGTGCAATGCAGCTTGCTGAAAGTGGTTATAAAGAGACAGCGATTCTTTTTGCAAGGGAAACATATAGAAAGTACCCTTCAACAAAAAATTTGATATCAAACAGATTGTTTTTTGTTGATATATTAATTGATTTAGGGCTTTACTCTGAAGCTGATTCAGAATTAGCCCAAATTAAGCAGCTTAATTTGACTTCCGTTGAAAAAGATGAAGTAAACAAAAGAATCGATAAAATAAAGTTTGAGGAAATTTCAAGATAGTTTGAAACAAAATTTATCCTTTAATTACACCGATGGGCTTTAACTTTGCAACTTTAGTACTTATTCCTGCATTATGCATTACATCAACAACTTCAGAAACATCTTTATAAGCTTGTGGCATTTCTTCTGCAATAGTTCTAAATCCTTTAGCTTGGATTACAATCCCTTGCTTATTTAGTTCGCTCAATAAATCTTTTCCTTTTGCTTCTTTCATTGCTTTGTGGCGACTTTGCAATCTTCCGGCACCATGACATGAACTGCCAAATGTTTCTTGCATGGCTTTTTCTGTGCCAGCACAAACAAACGAATATCTTCCCATATCACCTGGAATTAAGACTGGTTGGCCTGATGTTTTATATTTTTCAGGAATAAACTTGTTTTTAGGAGGGAAGGCACGGGTAGCACCTTTACGGTGAACACAAACTTTTTTCATTTTACCATCAATTTCGTGTTCTTCTACTTTGGCGATATTATGACATACATCGTAAATAAGACTAAAACCCAACTCGTTTTCAGAAATGTTAAATGTATCTTCAAAACTTTTTTTTGCAAGATGCATTATTATCTGTCGATTATTCCACGCAAAGTTTGCTGCACATCTCATTGCACTTAAATAATCTTGCCCTTCTACAGATTTTATAGGTGCACATGCTAATTGTTTATCTGGTAAGTTAAATGCGTATTTTTTTTCTAATGAGACGAGAGTTTTTAAATAGTCGTCACAAATTTGATAGCCTAAACCGCGAGAGCCAGTATGAATTTGAATTACAATTTGGTCTTTGAACAAACCAAATATGCTGGCTTTTTCTCTATCAAAAATTTCTTCTACAATATCTACTTCGAGAAAATGATTGCCGGAGCCAAGAGTTCCAGCTTGATCTAATCCACGTTCTATAGCTTTTTCACTTACATTTGAAGGGTCAGCATCTTTTAAACATCCATTTTCTTCTGTAAGCAAAACATCTTCATCTTTTCCGAAACCATTTTCAATTGCCCAGTTAGAGCCCTTACGAAGAATTTTTTTTAATTCTTCTTTTGAGAGTTTTTTTATTGCCCCGCTTGCGCCAACTCCAGTAGGGATATTTTTAAAAAGATTTTCAACAAGTTTTTGAATTTTATTTTTTACCTCATTATAAATTAAATTTGTTTTTGCAAGACGAACTCCGCAGTTTATGTCGTAGCCTACACCGCCAGGAGAAATTACTCCGTTATCAATATCTGTTGCAGCTACGCCACCTATCGGAAAACCATATCCCCAATGTATATCTGGCATAGCAAGACTGTATTTTTGAATCCCTGGCAAACATGCAACGTTAATTACTTGGTTAATGGCTTCATCGTTTTGGAGAGTTGTTTCTATCATTTTTTGAGAAGAATAAATTCTACCAGGGACAAGCATTCCACCAAACTTTGGAATTTCCCAAAGATTGTCGCTTATTTTTATTAATTCAATATCTCTAACTTTCATCGTACTATTCCTATATTTTATCTTTTCATTTTGCTTTATGACTTAAATATCTAAAACAACTTTTGTAGAATATTTACCTTTTCTTTTTTCAATTTTCATCTGATGGAAAGTAATTGCCTTTATTTCTACTTTAAAATTACAAGCTTCAGCATCAATTTTGTTCCCTATAAGCTCACATGAGAGATTAATTTCACCATCTGCTTTGTTTATGCTCAATTTTTGGATGGTTGTAAAAATCCATTTTTTAAAAAATATAAGAAAATTTAACTGATTGAGAAACTCAACCAATAATAGTTCAAGAGTTATTTCATTGCAATTAATGATTTTTGTTTCAGATTTGCTTCCGATATTGCTTAGTTCACATGCTACCTCTTTCAAAGCAAAAGCAGAATCTACAAATAAGCCTTCTAAAGTTTCAGACTCAACTTCGAAGGCAACATCCGCTGTGTGATCAAGAAATTTATACGGCATAAATTCTTCAATTGTGGTGTGCATAAATTATGATTATTTAGATAAGATTCAACTCAGAAAAAGTAGAGGTATTTTATTTTTATTACAGAAGCCCTATCAAGCAAATTGAATTTACTTCCGACAACATTTCCAGAAAAGTCAAATATATCTTGACGAGTATGGATTTCGTTCCAAGCAAAGTAAATCCAGCTTTTAGGTAAAAATTGGTATGAGAATAAAATTCCTAATATAACTTGAGTGTTTTGGTCTTTAGACTTTACAAAAACGTTGTCAAAGTACATTCTTAAATTAAAGTCATTAATTGGTGTTAGTGAAAAATAAGGACGCAGATTGTAAGTAATATCTTCAATTTTGCCGGAAGGATTTCCTTCAATATACATGTTATATGAACTACCCAATTCTAAAATATCCATTGCTTTCCATGATACTGAAGCGCCTGCCCATGAATAAAAAGCTAAATAATCCCTTGAAAAATTATAAGTTTTGGAATATCCCCCATACAAGTCAGCATCCCATTTGGGAGAGATATTGTACCATGAGCTGAAATCTAATTCATATGAATTGTAAAGCACATTTAAGTCTTTCGATTTGCCAAACGAAAAATCGAATTCGTAACCCCAATTATTCCTAAACTGCATATTGAAAACTAAAATCCCAAATCTATCAGTATAATTATCGACGCTTTCATAATTTACGCCTGCTCCTCCCATAAATAAAATTTGGGAAATAAAACCTTCATCAAAGAACCAGATAGGACCAGTAATTCCGCCAATTTCAGATGTGCCTTTCCAGGGTACAAAACCAATTTGACTTACATCAAAATTATTACCAATTAACCTGCCTCTGATTAAAGTTACCCAAGTTTTTGAAAAACTTGTAAATCCGAAAGAGGCTGCATAATCGCCCTCTGAATTTTTAATTGAGCGTGCTAATTGGTAAGCCAGTTGCCAGTTTGTTGACCTTATTGCTCCATCAATATCAATTACTCCATAAGTACTGTCAGTTGTCTTTTTACCTACGAATAGTATGCCCAGAGTTGAGTTATCTAACATTTGTTTTTTAATGCGCCCCGATGCAAAGTATGCTGTGGGTTCAATTGCATTATTACCGTTTTGATCTAAGTAACTTGTTTCAGCAGTCCTTGCGATAAACCCGCCATACTCCCATTGACCAAGTCTACCAAAAGTTTTTGCCCCAAATGTTAAAGGTACTTCTTTTCCATCGGGTAGTTTTTTCCCTATTCTTCTTGAGTAAAATAGTTCTAAAGGTTTATAAAAGCCGGAATTTCTGTCTTTACCAGAGGGCATAAAAATTTCATTTCCTTGAGTAAAAAAGGGACGACGCTCTTGGTAATATGTTTCGTATCGTGAAATATTAAATGCAAA
Coding sequences within it:
- a CDS encoding transglutaminase domain-containing protein; this translates as MQNNSNSAFRLNGIESNIANYNLTRDWEFSIVFANYLASNLNGSLYSISLSKKFEPHYFYLRYTPGYQKQFVFSSGIVLKLNNNVDVESQLKTNLTYQELFGFGYSYNISNKFTAGFSLQYFTQQFTEEQPDAHFSDTLNYLTTSTLITNDNFFNINVGFSYKLSEHLRLGIFSENLMTLDEQKEKSVFSLRKDKGAAFLIGYSPSNYISFSSIVESSSSFQFGINSSAKLFDGIISLGINFLHDKYQEPFITAFQPIINFSLEPFSVTIGATKYFKDRSNSQSLSKFLAEGINSVINNRYSNDKIYTAVNFALSFVPQKLVKIIDVDVLSEVYPTLSEEYLTNPIAKGRVINVTDKFVTVRPACSVEGVTDGKIYSPAVNIPPHDTAEVPFFIIFNNNAESIAKREIAQINFYVTTVNRDPDDVLQKPILINDINSWDGIVSHLRYFVRKNLSFAEKYAKEILSQNQSFLTKVKPEVEIFQKVKVLYNNFIKGMIYVADPRASAEKVQFLEETLKLKGGDCDDFSSAFSSILESIGIQTAFVDFKAEDGVSHVNIIFDTELPPEKAFLITNNDKKYFIRKNAEGKDEVWIPLETTVLTSFEDAWSAGVEKFNKEALDNYGLAKGKVEIHEVY
- a CDS encoding RtcB family protein; the encoded protein is MKVRDIELIKISDNLWEIPKFGGMLVPGRIYSSQKMIETTLQNDEAINQVINVACLPGIQKYSLAMPDIHWGYGFPIGGVAATDIDNGVISPGGVGYDINCGVRLAKTNLIYNEVKNKIQKLVENLFKNIPTGVGASGAIKKLSKEELKKILRKGSNWAIENGFGKDEDVLLTEENGCLKDADPSNVSEKAIERGLDQAGTLGSGNHFLEVDIVEEIFDREKASIFGLFKDQIVIQIHTGSRGLGYQICDDYLKTLVSLEKKYAFNLPDKQLACAPIKSVEGQDYLSAMRCAANFAWNNRQIIMHLAKKSFEDTFNISENELGFSLIYDVCHNIAKVEEHEIDGKMKKVCVHRKGATRAFPPKNKFIPEKYKTSGQPVLIPGDMGRYSFVCAGTEKAMQETFGSSCHGAGRLQSRHKAMKEAKGKDLLSELNKQGIVIQAKGFRTIAEEMPQAYKDVSEVVDVMHNAGISTKVAKLKPIGVIKG
- a CDS encoding archease encodes the protein MPYKFLDHTADVAFEVESETLEGLFVDSAFALKEVACELSNIGSKSETKIINCNEITLELLLVEFLNQLNFLIFFKKWIFTTIQKLSINKADGEINLSCELIGNKIDAEACNFKVEIKAITFHQMKIEKRKGKYSTKVVLDI
- a CDS encoding DUF5916 domain-containing protein codes for the protein MKKTLLLLLFTTLIYSANETKVLYLKKTPEKIKIDGIIDDAWSNADSTSDFFQLQPYYGNLPDRKTTVKVLTTEESLYCLMICYDNRENIQSITGKQDDHSFGSDVVSIMLDTFGDNRTAYKFAVSASGVRADCRLLDDARNRDYSWDGIWFSAAKVYDWGFVVEWEIPYKSLQYDESLNEWGLDFDRWIPHLSEDLYWCKYERNEGQRISKFGKLVFQDFKPSVKGLNLEIYPVALTKASYLYSNKYKIEPTVGLDVFYNPSAKLTLQATLNPDFAQIEADPFAFNISRYETYYQERRPFFTQGNEIFMPSGKDRNSGFYKPLELFYSRRIGKKLPDGKEVPLTFGAKTFGRLGQWEYGGFIARTAETSYLDQNGNNAIEPTAYFASGRIKKQMLDNSTLGILFVGKKTTDSTYGVIDIDGAIRSTNWQLAYQLARSIKNSEGDYAASFGFTSFSKTWVTLIRGRLIGNNFDVSQIGFVPWKGTSEIGGITGPIWFFDEGFISQILFMGGAGVNYESVDNYTDRFGILVFNMQFRNNWGYEFDFSFGKSKDLNVLYNSYELDFSSWYNISPKWDADLYGGYSKTYNFSRDYLAFYSWAGASVSWKAMDILELGSSYNMYIEGNPSGKIEDITYNLRPYFSLTPINDFNLRMYFDNVFVKSKDQNTQVILGILFSYQFLPKSWIYFAWNEIHTRQDIFDFSGNVVGSKFNLLDRASVIKIKYLYFF